A genome region from Triticum aestivum cultivar Chinese Spring chromosome 2B, IWGSC CS RefSeq v2.1, whole genome shotgun sequence includes the following:
- the LOC123045621 gene encoding histone H3.3, with amino-acid sequence MARTKQTARKSTGGKAPRKQLATKAARKSAPTTGGVKKPHRYRPGTVALREIRKYQKSTELLIRKLPFQRLVREIAQDFKTDLRFQSHAVLALQEAAEAYLVGLFEDTNLCAIHAKRVTIMPKDIQLARRIRGERA; translated from the exons ATGGCTCGTACTAAGCAGACCGCTCGTAAGTCCACTGGAGGAAAGGCTCCAAGGAAGCAGCTAGCCACCAAG GCTGCCCGTAAGTCTGCTCCCACTACTGGAGGAGTGAAGAAGCCTCACCGTTACCGCCCTGGAACTGTTGCTCTTCG TGAGATCCGCAAGTACCAGAAGAGCACGGAGCTGCTCATCAGGAAGCTTCCATTCCAGAGGCTTGTTAGGGAGATTGCCCAGGACTTCAAG ACTGACCTCCGCTTCCAGAGCCATGCGGTGCTGGCCCTTCAGGAGGCTGCAGAGGCCTACCTGGTGGGTCTCTTCGAGGACACCAACCTGTGCGCCATCCATGCCAAGCGGGTGACCATCATGCCCAAGGACATTCAGCTGGCTAGGAGGATCCGTGGCGAGAGGGCTTAA
- the LOC123045622 gene encoding WEB family protein At4g27595, chloroplastic has protein sequence MLSSRPRSGSFEAGLRASSSVTLSSTPKPSPRFHRSRSTAGASKAPPSPEKRRGVTGGGGAMPTPTPAQQRVAQLEEELKKERGEKDRVVQLEEELRTEREDKARAVRELDELRRRDGGAEKVQLLEREVERAKESERKMLESLIYQTKQLEQTKISLEEAKLEMATLQQSNRSLEARRGVMDQRSVKDLMFGGADEEIRALRTDLRTAMQGEERSRKALDDLSLALSDVTMEAKQVKRWLSDTQAELEAANAEAARLRGELAAAETRLREQHRCRLEAEESAAAWGDKERVFLECVRAAEEEVNLARQENTKLVESQRVIRDENARLRDILKQAVGEANIVKESLELARVENARLNDVVAEKESALQSLRQEYECIKVSEAAAQGSLKELNSLLAATTTTACSTPVSAATTAPVAPECGFDQQHLPNGRLVASAKGTPETASRRWMAEKPRTPSGRSYSIGEPGKFKGVGYSQSARMGSLNPKDRMFASLSNMADLKSAAADAAMDDYDDDEFDHIDESHYVGMEHSMNGKKKRPILRKFGDLFRRKSFYKANLAPVHT, from the exons ATGCTCTCCTCCAGGCCGAG ATCCGGGTCCTTCGAGGCGGGGCTCAGGGCGTCCTCGTCCGTTACACTCTCCTCCACCCCCAAGCCGTCCCCTCGGTTCCACCGCAGCCGCTCCACCGCCGGCGCCTCCAAGGCGCCCCCCTCCCCGGAG AAACGTCGCGGCGTCACCGGCGGCGGAGGCGCGATGCCGACGCCCACGCCGGCGCAGCAgcgggtggcgcagctggaggaaGAGCTCAAGAAGGAGCGGGGTGAGAAGGATCGGGTGGTGCAGCTTGAGGAGGAGCTGAGGACGGAGCGGGAAGACAAGGCGCGGGCGGTGCGGGAGCTCGACGAGCTCAGGAGGAGGGATGGCGGCGCGGAGAAGGTGCAGCTTCTGGAGCGGGAGGTGGAGAGGGCCAAGGAGTCGGAGCGCAAGATGCTCGAGTCGCTCATATACCAGACGAAGCAGCTGGAGCAGACCAAGATCAGCCTCGAGGAGGCCAAGCTGGAGATGGCCACGCTGCAGCAGAGCAACCGGAGCCTCGAGGCCCGGCGCGGCGTCATGGACCAGCGGAGCGTCAAGGACCTCATGTTCGGCGGCGCGGACGAGGAGATCAGGGCCCTGCGCACCGACCTCCGGACGGCCATGCAGGGGGAGGAGAGGAGCCGGAAGGCGCTGGACGACCTGTCCCTCGCGCTCTCCgacgtcaccatggaggccaagcaGGTCAAGCGCTGGCTCTCCGACACGCAGGCGGAGCTGGAGGCCGCCAATGCCGAGGCCGCGCGGCTGCGCGGGGAGCTGGCCGCCGCCGAGACGAGGCTGCGGGAGCAGCACCGGTGCAGGCTCGAGGCCGAGGAGTCGGCGGCCGCGTGGGGCGACAAGGAGCGCGTGTTCCTCGAGTGCGTgcgcgcggccgaggaggaggTGAACCTGGCCCGGCAGGAGAACACCAAGCTGGTGGAGTCGCAGCGCGTGATCCGCGACGAGAACGCCCGGCTCCGCGACATCCTCAAGCAGGCCGTCGGCGAGGCCAACATCGTCAAGGAGTCGCTGGAGCTCGCCCGGGTCGAGAACGCGCGGCTCAACGACGTCGTCGCCGAGAAGGAGAGCGCGCTGCAGAGCCTCCGGCAGGAGTACGAGTGCATCAAGGTCAGCGAGGCCGCCGCGCAGGGCAGCCTCAAGGAGCTCAACAGCCTGCTCGCCGCCACGACGACGACGGCGTGCAGCACCCCCGTGTCGGCGGCCACGACCGCGCCCGTGGCGCCGGAGTGCGGCTTCGACCAGCAGCACCTGCCGAACGGGCGCCTCGTCGCCAGCGCCAAGGGGACGCCGGAGACGGCGTCGCGGCGCTGGATGGCGGAGAAGCCCAGGACGCCGAGCGGGCGGAGCTACTCGATCGGCGAGCCGGGCAAGTTCAAGGGCGTGGGCTACTCGCAGTCGGCGAGGATGGGGAGCCTGAACCCCAAGGACCGGATGTTCGCGTCGCTCAGCAACATGGCAGACCTCAAGTCCGCGGCGGCGGACGCGGCCATGGACGACTACGACGACGACGAGTTCGACCACATCGACGAGAGCCACTACGTGGGCATGGAGCACTCCATGAACGGCAAGAAGAAGCGGCCGATCCTTCGCAAGTTCGGGGATCTCTTCAGGAGGAAAAGCTTCTATAAGGCGAATTTGGCGCCAGTGCACACTTGA